In Amycolatopsis coloradensis, one genomic interval encodes:
- a CDS encoding cation:proton antiporter produces MTLALAFGLVLLISVSLSGLAARTVLSTALLFLVAGALIGQGGFGLVDIPSNGAFVTGLADLALFTVLFTDGQRASLPSLKEGWRLSGRALGLAMPLTMVGIAVPTHYLTGLDWTTSFLIGAILSPTDPVFASAIVGRTDVPLRLRRLLNVESGLNDGLALPFVLIFLATVANRDTDFGGIAIELVAGLALGVAIPAAIALAWRLKVLTAEPRLQALGPLAVAVILYATCHLTHANPYLAAFAAGATLATMDRVSAEHFEHFGDLLSETTKFAALLVFGALITPERLSHLSIGDWAVAVIAIVLVRPAAMMLSLIRTPLPARERSVAAWFGPKGFASVVYGLLALQAGIPAGEHVFDLVAITIALSIVLHSSTDVPVAKALRIEPPDNLPTGQPEKLPQKESS; encoded by the coding sequence GTGACACTTGCCTTGGCCTTCGGTCTGGTGCTGTTGATCAGCGTGTCCTTGTCTGGACTCGCGGCACGCACCGTGCTGTCGACCGCGCTGCTGTTCCTAGTGGCGGGAGCACTGATCGGGCAAGGCGGATTCGGCCTCGTCGACATCCCCTCCAACGGCGCCTTCGTGACCGGCCTTGCCGATCTGGCCTTGTTCACCGTGCTGTTCACCGACGGCCAGCGCGCCAGCCTGCCCTCTCTGAAGGAAGGCTGGAGACTCTCCGGCCGCGCGCTGGGCTTGGCGATGCCCTTGACCATGGTGGGCATCGCGGTGCCGACGCACTACCTCACCGGCCTGGACTGGACGACGTCGTTCCTGATCGGCGCGATCCTGTCGCCGACCGACCCGGTATTCGCCTCCGCCATCGTCGGCCGCACGGATGTGCCGCTACGCCTTCGTAGGTTGCTCAACGTCGAATCCGGGCTGAACGACGGCCTCGCGCTCCCCTTCGTGCTGATCTTCCTCGCGACCGTCGCGAACCGGGACACCGACTTCGGCGGCATCGCCATCGAACTCGTCGCCGGCCTCGCGCTCGGCGTCGCCATCCCCGCCGCCATCGCGCTCGCCTGGCGGCTGAAAGTCCTCACCGCGGAACCACGACTACAGGCCTTGGGTCCGTTGGCGGTCGCGGTGATCCTGTACGCGACCTGCCACCTCACCCACGCCAATCCTTACCTCGCCGCGTTCGCGGCCGGCGCCACACTGGCCACAATGGACCGGGTATCGGCTGAGCACTTCGAGCATTTCGGCGACCTGCTGTCCGAAACGACGAAATTCGCCGCACTTCTGGTATTCGGCGCACTCATCACCCCGGAACGGCTATCTCACCTCAGCATCGGCGACTGGGCGGTCGCGGTGATCGCGATCGTGCTGGTGCGGCCCGCCGCGATGATGCTCTCCCTGATCCGCACCCCGCTGCCCGCACGGGAACGTTCGGTCGCGGCCTGGTTCGGCCCCAAGGGCTTCGCCTCCGTCGTCTACGGACTCCTCGCCCTACAAGCGGGGATCCCAGCGGGAGAGCATGTCTTCGACCTTGTCGCGATCACCATCGCACTGTCGATCGTGCTGCACTCCTCCACCGACGTCCCCGTCGCCAAAGCACTGCGCATCGAACCACCGGACAATCTGCCCACCGGACAACCGGAAAAGCTTCCGCAGAAGGAGAGTTCCTGA
- a CDS encoding SAM-dependent methyltransferase, with amino-acid sequence MTGTVAGTAVGPMVIAAVEQHHPARRLVQDEMAIQVLPAAVRFLAGLARWRVIRDLLVAASEKKAPGIWGGIACRKRYLDEMFAEDVREGVGAVVVLGAGLDTRAYRLAVPAGVRVFEVDLPGNIEDKRERIRVPDAVTLVPIDFESDDLETVLSGHGYRPDGVTVFVWEGVTQYLTEAGVRKTLDVLAKAGSGSRLLFTYVCKDFLDGTAMYGAEALHRQFVEKDRIWRFGLNPDDVDRFLGEHGWRELEQMGSDELTARYVRPSGRSTPVSDLERTVHAEKL; translated from the coding sequence ATGACGGGAACAGTGGCCGGGACCGCGGTCGGGCCGATGGTGATCGCAGCCGTGGAACAGCACCATCCCGCGCGGCGGCTGGTACAGGACGAGATGGCGATCCAGGTTCTCCCCGCGGCCGTGAGGTTTCTGGCCGGGTTGGCCAGGTGGCGGGTGATCCGGGATCTGCTGGTCGCGGCGTCGGAGAAGAAGGCGCCCGGGATCTGGGGTGGCATCGCCTGCCGCAAGCGCTATCTGGACGAGATGTTCGCCGAGGACGTGCGCGAAGGAGTCGGTGCCGTGGTCGTGCTGGGTGCCGGTCTCGACACGCGTGCCTATCGCCTGGCTGTGCCCGCGGGGGTCCGGGTGTTCGAAGTGGATCTCCCGGGCAACATCGAGGACAAGCGCGAACGGATCCGGGTGCCGGACGCGGTGACGCTGGTCCCGATCGACTTCGAGAGCGACGACCTGGAGACCGTCCTCAGTGGACACGGATACCGGCCGGACGGTGTAACGGTGTTCGTCTGGGAGGGAGTGACCCAGTATTTGACCGAGGCCGGTGTCCGCAAGACGCTCGATGTCTTGGCCAAGGCCGGTTCGGGAAGTCGGCTGCTGTTCACCTACGTGTGCAAGGACTTCCTTGACGGAACCGCGATGTACGGCGCGGAGGCCCTGCACCGGCAGTTCGTCGAGAAGGACCGGATCTGGCGGTTCGGGCTGAATCCGGACGACGTCGACCGGTTCCTCGGCGAGCACGGCTGGCGTGAACTCGAGCAAATGGGCTCCGATGAACTCACAGCCCGATATGTCCGCCCGTCGGGACGGTCCACACCGGTCTCGGACCTGGAACGAACCGTTCACGCAGAGAAGCTTTGA
- a CDS encoding TrkH family potassium uptake protein yields MPSWRHPARVVVFGFGMATLAGTLLLALPVATESGEATGLVSALFTAVSAICVTGLVVVDTPTYWSTFGELVVLGLIQVGGFGIMTLASLLTLLVSRRIGLRMQLTAQAETKTLGLGDVRTVIRGVILVSLGIEAVIATALTIRFATGYGEPFGRAIYLGVFHAVSAFNNAGFALYTDSLIGFATDPWICVPIMFAVIAGGLGFPVLFEVLRRRRRRRWSLHTKITVPVYFGLLFVGTVAVLLFEWGNTLGKLDVHHKLLVGFFHGVMPRTAGFNSLDVGQLQPSTLFISDILMFIGGGSAGTAGGIKVTTFALLGYVIYAEIRGEPTVHVMGRRLTDQVQRQALSIALLGVGAVVAGTVVLLSITSFALDDVLFEVTSAFGTVGLSTGITAQLPVTGQIVLMVLMFLGRLGPITLATALALRERARRYEYPEERPIVG; encoded by the coding sequence ATGCCGAGCTGGCGGCACCCGGCTCGTGTGGTCGTGTTCGGCTTCGGGATGGCGACCCTGGCCGGCACGCTGCTGCTCGCCCTGCCTGTCGCCACCGAGTCCGGCGAGGCCACCGGCCTGGTGAGCGCGTTGTTCACCGCCGTGTCGGCGATCTGCGTGACCGGCCTCGTCGTGGTGGACACCCCGACCTACTGGTCGACGTTCGGCGAGCTCGTCGTGCTCGGCCTCATCCAGGTCGGTGGGTTCGGCATCATGACGCTGGCGTCGCTGCTGACGCTGCTGGTGTCGAGACGGATCGGGCTGCGGATGCAGCTCACCGCACAGGCCGAGACGAAAACGCTCGGGCTCGGTGACGTCCGCACGGTCATCCGCGGTGTCATCCTCGTCAGCCTCGGCATCGAGGCGGTCATCGCCACCGCGCTGACCATCCGGTTCGCCACCGGATACGGCGAACCGTTCGGGCGCGCGATATATCTCGGGGTCTTTCACGCGGTGTCGGCGTTCAACAACGCGGGTTTCGCCCTTTACACCGACAGCCTGATCGGGTTCGCGACCGACCCCTGGATCTGTGTGCCGATCATGTTCGCGGTGATCGCCGGTGGGCTCGGCTTTCCGGTGCTGTTCGAGGTGCTCAGGAGACGTCGCCGGAGGCGCTGGTCGCTGCACACGAAGATCACGGTCCCTGTCTACTTCGGACTGTTGTTCGTCGGGACCGTGGCGGTGCTGCTGTTCGAGTGGGGAAACACCCTCGGCAAGCTCGACGTCCACCACAAGCTGCTGGTCGGCTTCTTCCACGGTGTCATGCCCCGCACCGCCGGGTTCAACAGCCTCGATGTCGGTCAGCTGCAACCGTCGACGTTGTTCATCAGCGACATCCTCATGTTCATCGGAGGCGGCAGTGCGGGCACCGCCGGCGGCATCAAGGTCACCACGTTCGCGTTGCTCGGGTACGTGATCTACGCCGAGATCCGGGGCGAACCGACCGTGCATGTGATGGGGCGCAGGCTGACCGATCAGGTGCAGCGCCAGGCTTTGAGTATCGCTCTGCTCGGTGTGGGCGCTGTTGTGGCAGGCACCGTGGTGTTGCTCTCGATCACCTCGTTCGCCTTGGACGATGTGCTGTTCGAGGTCACGTCCGCGTTCGGCACGGTCGGCCTGTCGACCGGTATCACCGCACAGCTTCCCGTCACGGGCCAGATCGTGCTGATGGTGCTGATGTTCCTCGGCAGACTCGGCCCGATCACGCTCGCCACCGCACTGGCGCTCCGCGAACGCGCGCGGCGCTACGAGTATCCCGAGGAGCGACCCATTGTCGGATAA
- a CDS encoding ion channel encodes MPIILIRLLRKFVRLRTGLPPLVVIVFVFATSWPLMLLAERSGNPITEPENYWWWFVVTAATVGYGDFYPESSWGHVIGVYVIVGGIVTLTTVFAQLAEIIEKTKGRRMQGAVTLDIEDHVVVLGYSPGRTQRIVDELVAGGDRPIVLATWDEVDTHPMADRGIGFVRGDLAEDDVLRRACVHRANSVLIDARDDNEALAVAVTVDHVAVGAHIVVALRDLAKEAHFRYVNDGIRCVQWHSPHMVTEEIQAPGITEVYAELMTHGGGNTYTLRLTEPSTFGDCQAAFGWRHSATVLAVRTADQLLISPPWKTTLPVGTVLYYVGHRPITPGQLTAAMAAS; translated from the coding sequence CCGCCGCTGGTCGTGATCGTGTTCGTCTTCGCGACGAGCTGGCCGCTGATGCTGCTTGCCGAGCGATCGGGCAACCCGATCACGGAACCGGAGAACTACTGGTGGTGGTTCGTCGTCACCGCCGCGACGGTGGGATATGGCGACTTCTATCCGGAGTCGTCGTGGGGGCACGTGATCGGCGTGTATGTCATCGTGGGTGGAATCGTCACACTGACGACCGTGTTTGCTCAGCTGGCGGAGATCATCGAGAAGACGAAAGGGCGCCGTATGCAGGGGGCGGTCACTCTGGACATCGAAGACCACGTCGTCGTGCTGGGGTACTCACCAGGGCGGACCCAGCGCATCGTCGATGAACTGGTCGCGGGTGGGGACCGTCCGATCGTGCTCGCCACGTGGGACGAGGTCGACACCCACCCGATGGCGGACCGCGGTATCGGCTTCGTCCGTGGTGATCTCGCCGAGGACGATGTCCTGCGGCGCGCCTGTGTGCACCGGGCGAACAGCGTGCTGATCGACGCGCGGGACGACAACGAGGCCTTGGCCGTCGCGGTCACCGTCGATCATGTCGCGGTAGGCGCGCATATCGTGGTCGCCCTCCGCGATCTCGCCAAGGAGGCGCATTTCCGCTATGTGAACGACGGAATCCGGTGCGTCCAATGGCACAGCCCGCATATGGTGACCGAAGAGATCCAGGCACCGGGAATCACCGAGGTCTACGCCGAGCTGATGACCCACGGTGGTGGCAACACCTACACGCTACGGCTGACAGAGCCTTCGACCTTCGGCGATTGCCAGGCGGCGTTCGGATGGAGACACAGTGCGACCGTGCTCGCCGTCCGGACCGCTGACCAGCTGCTGATCAGCCCACCGTGGAAGACCACTCTCCCCGTCGGGACCGTGCTCTACTACGTCGGGCACCGGCCGATCACGCCTGGTCAGCTCACTGCCGCGATGGCGGCTTCGTGA
- a CDS encoding TrkA family potassium uptake protein has product MSDKQISRVVVIGLGRFGSSLASELVARGSEVLGIDSDPKIVQRHADDLTHAVVADTTDPDVMRQLGVHQFFRAVVGIGTDLEASILTTALLVDFDIPNIWAKAISRQHGRILERIGAHHVVLPEHEMGERVAHLVTGRMLDYIEFEDDYAMVKTRAPEEAVGRQLGDSRLRAKYGVTVVGVKRPGEGFTYATADTVVNRGDVLIVAGRTAEVERVADLT; this is encoded by the coding sequence TTGTCGGATAAGCAGATCTCCCGTGTCGTTGTGATCGGTCTCGGCCGGTTCGGCAGCTCGCTGGCGTCGGAACTCGTCGCCCGCGGATCGGAGGTGCTCGGGATCGACTCGGACCCGAAGATCGTCCAGCGGCACGCCGACGACCTCACCCACGCCGTCGTCGCCGACACCACCGATCCGGACGTGATGCGGCAGCTCGGGGTGCACCAGTTCTTCCGCGCCGTCGTGGGTATCGGCACCGACCTGGAAGCCAGCATCCTCACCACCGCACTGCTGGTCGACTTCGACATCCCGAACATCTGGGCCAAAGCGATCAGCCGCCAGCACGGCCGCATCCTCGAACGGATCGGCGCGCACCACGTCGTGCTCCCCGAACACGAGATGGGCGAACGCGTGGCCCATCTCGTGACCGGACGGATGCTGGACTACATCGAATTCGAAGACGACTACGCGATGGTCAAGACCCGCGCGCCGGAAGAGGCGGTCGGGCGTCAGCTGGGTGACAGCCGGCTGCGGGCCAAGTACGGCGTCACCGTGGTCGGGGTCAAACGACCGGGTGAGGGCTTCACCTACGCGACCGCGGACACCGTGGTGAACCGGGGCGACGTGCTGATCGTGGCCGGACGGACAGCCGAGGTCGAACGAGTGGCGGATCTGACCTGA